The window GCCTGAATATGATAGttatgtggttaatttggaaaGGATTGTAATTCAAGATTGTTTGAAAATCTGCATATGTTAAAAAAGCTGATTATACCATGTTTTGTTCAGGCTTACACAAACATGTTTCAGCAAGTGTATGGAGAGCAGGTATGATAATATTATACCGCtaaattgatattataaaattaacctGTAATTAATTTTCATGAATATCATAAGTTTTATAAACACTTAACATTGGAAATTGACGGAACTTGCATATTCATTTCAGGTACAAAGAATCTGAGCTGAATATGGGTGAAAATAGCTGTATTGACCGATGTGTCTCAAAATACTGGCAGGTAGTAGTAGTTCCTATCCATTTTCATCTTAATTTAAGCTTGTTCATATTCGTTTAACCGAAAAAAAAGAGTCTTATTTTATGTTTGGATTCAACCACTGATCCTAATCGAATTTGTATAGGTGTCTTAATAAACCTTCACTTTAAAGAATTTTCTCCTTAAGTTTTCCAAATTTCCATGGAACAACACTATATTGCTCTAAACATTATGACCTGAATAATAACATGCCACTGCCCTTATTGAAATGCTGAAATTTTGTTTCAGTTCTTTATTAGACTTATTTATACAAGATAttggttataaataaaatgtgaaggAATTGTTTTCTTTCGagtttgagttatttgattttCTGCGATTTTAGTAGGTTGATTCAATCTTAGACCCTATAATGTATAACCGTTATAGGGTATAAGTTTGAGCAATGAGACAAAGTTCGAGAAGATTCTCAATTTGAGTatgtttattttcttcattatcaaaattttattagaaatataagatatattttttaattatgaatcaAATGATTGTGTGATTCTTGGCTTTTAATAAAAGTTCATATTAATTGGCATCATTTGtaaccattttttttcttctcaatttGGATTTAGACTagaaaatgttttatattttattttgaatgttgattttaagtaaaattaaacTTGTAACAAAAGAATTGAGATTGCTTGCTTCTAACAACTGCAAATTCTCCATTTCACATTAGAACAGCAAGCAATCTAATATCTGATTATACCATGCTTCTCCATAGTACTTATCAGTCCGACAGTTTCTTTCCCTCACACACACAATTGTTATCCTTAAATCTGCTCATTCCTTGTGTTCATAATCCATAACCTAAAATGGAGCTTTTTGCTTCCGACCTCCACAATGTAGGCATCCCACCGCCTCCTACTCCGACTGACTTCAGCCATCACCATCGTCCCTCTATCTTCCATACGTCTTTCTTCTGGGGAACCCACGCCCAGGTTCTGTTCTCATGTTGGCCAGGACACGACAAGACCATGTACGGAGTTGCAGGTGTTGGTCTTTTCCCTAGCTGTTATTGTTGAGTGTCTATATCATTGGGAATTTGTTAAGCCAGGACCGAACCGAATTGCGTTAGGCCTGTTCAAGACGGGTATACACACCATTCGAGCCGGTCTATCCTATTTGGTCATGTTAGCTGTAATGTCCTTCAATGGTGGTATTTTTCTGGCGGCTGTATTGGGCCATGCTCTTGGATTTTTGCTATTTGCTAGTAGACTTCTTACCAAATTTAGGATGAATTCTTCTTAACCCTGTTTCAGTTCATTTATTTTAGTGctttttaagatatattattgttaatctTATCTGTTTTTTTGCCATTAATTGAATGtttgttcatcaaataaataaaattggcAGTATTATTTTACCACACAGGTACTCTTGAAACATTTCT is drawn from Impatiens glandulifera chromosome 3, dImpGla2.1, whole genome shotgun sequence and contains these coding sequences:
- the LOC124930005 gene encoding copper transporter 4-like — encoded protein: MELFASDLHNVGIPPPPTPTDFSHHHRPSIFHTSFFWGTHAQVLFSCWPGHDKTMYGVAGPNRIALGLFKTGIHTIRAGLSYLVMLAVMSFNGGIFLAAVLGHALGFLLFASRLLTKFRMNSS